In Streptomyces puniciscabiei, a single genomic region encodes these proteins:
- a CDS encoding type I polyketide synthase, translating into MTSPVRAHDLVLCLTPFGEPDAGLTAAACAAGALGILDLGTGDRRSREALTRLRRSAPGPFGIRMTGRCALTPAEAGDGPATLVLTPDVTWNRTELPSGVRVLAEVMDLGQARLAVRAGAHGLIARGGESGGRVGELSTFVLLQQLLSDPESGRVPVWACGGIGPRTAAAAVAGGAAGVVLDSQLALLAESGLPESVRSVLRSLDGSETVVLGGHRVLRRRGPDAPCPPADDPRAVASLLGADDRRGRLLPVGQDGFLAARFAERYRDVRRAVREVSAAMLGVAGGAATALRSGSVMSRALGTRLPVAQGPMTRVSDQAGFAAAVAADGALPFLALALADGERARSMLTEARAVLDGRPWGVGVLGFAPEEIRNAQLEAVRELRPTHAVIAGGRPAQAETLERAGIHAYLHVPSPGLLRQFLDAGARRFVFEGSECGGHVGPRASFPLWEAQLAVLEDFLARADDPAARGLEVFFAGGVHDERSAAMVAALAAPLTARGAAVGVLMGTAYLFTEEAVAHGAVRPLFQRQVLTATTTTLLETAPGHATRCVPSPFTGDYRAREAALRAQGLTDREVWERLERLNVGRLRIASKGVERGAAGALATVDEQRQLADGMFMAGEVAVLRSATTTLADLHRAVTDGAAAFLARSAAGFPARRAAHPSAPSAAEPEPPAPLDVAVVGMACMFPEAPDLATFWTNIVSGRDAVTEVPPERWDPAVHHAAGSTASKWGGFLPRIPFDPLRYGIPPASLGSIEPVQLLSLEAARRALEDAGYGEQGREFDRARASVVFGAEAGSDLSNAVTLRAVLPSYYGKVPDGVEEQLPRLTEDSFPGMLANVISGRIANRLDLGGANFTVDAACASSLAALDVACKELVAGTSDLVLCGGADLHNGINDYVLFSSVHALSPTGRSRAFDASADGIALGEGVACVVLKRLADAERDGDRIYGVVKGLGSASDGRSLGLTAPRPEGQRAALERAYRNAGVSPADVGLVEAHGTGTVVGDRTELTVLSEVFTEAGAENGRCALGSVKSQIGHTKCAAGLAGLIKTALALHTGVVPPTLHLERPNPAWTQDDSPFAFHTRARPWTAPAAERLAGISAFGFGGTNFHAVLAAHADAVPPRQALDAWPAELFLFRGRDTAAAHRQAAELLRAAEADGHPWRLRDLALAAAHRADTSHEPARAALVARDTEELTRQLRRLLTGEHDPAAGIHVADPVPEPEHPVTQPEGEGAADRLQGKVAFLFPGQGSQRPGMLAELLVHLPELRHYLELGRVHADAVHPAAAFDEAARERRRAALTDTRAAQPALGITGLVAHAFLTSAGVHPDLAAGHSYGELVALAAAGALDPGTLLELSAERAGAILAAAGDDPGTMAAVGAPAETVVRTLQTAGAPASVVVANLNAPDQTVISGPTADVDSAVRLLRDAGLGARRIPVACAFHSPLVAAAGERFAEVLGGRTVRAPEFPVWANRTAAPYPPDPDEVRAELAAQIGAPVAFAAQIEAMYEAGARVFVEAGPGTVLTRLVARILGERPHRTVACEPDADSGLRGWLDALARLAVAGRPVRTAWLLRGRDAVDALRTPAPERPGWEVDGHLVRTAGGALLPGALAPARRVMETTVTTDQPYGAPTDHRDALISEFLRTSREMIAAQRDVLLTYFGTAPGATPQAPVAAVLLPQVLTPEVPSPEARSTEPDGPAPVTDVEQVVLEIISERTGYPVDMIEPDLDLEADLSIDSIKRAEIAGELAKRLGIAGGADVLDDSALEELAKARTAAAVTAWLTARAGAQSGGAGTQSGEAGGRKEGPRADGRTGHVAERAEEARTGAVAGRAWEPAEAVHAPVPALGVPPRRWELRPVPLPAPDPAAADDQDHPLSGRRFALLGDGAGAAARVAARLAEHGAEAVTLDASHLLTAADGTVDDVVYLGALPGPDLPVLPDAFPVLRAALARGPRRLFALRAADRAGALRAAGLDGLFRSVGREYPDLLARVVAVADTAPAAVADALLAELRAPGPAPVVLRTAAGARRGPELVPAPLGPLASTGAGPAGDGVAEAAALGLDRDSVVLLVGGARGITARFAATLAGACRCRIELLGRTPAPTAPEAPHTAGARTPVELRAALAAGPGAAAPAEINTAAELILAQREITTTLAELGALGSEARYRSVDFRDRDAVLRAVKEIHTEHGRLDGVVFAAGVIEDRLITDKTAESFQRVYGTKTAGAAALFAALDDLPGAPAFTVLFGSVAAVLGNRGQADYAAANDALEALGADWAARTGARTLTVHWGPWAPSATHGGMVGAELGRAYARRGIELIDPDEGTAALLRELAWGEPSARAVVYTASGTLT; encoded by the coding sequence ATGACCTCGCCTGTGCGCGCCCATGACCTCGTCCTGTGCCTCACCCCCTTCGGAGAACCCGACGCCGGTCTCACCGCCGCCGCCTGCGCCGCCGGCGCGCTCGGCATCCTCGACCTCGGCACCGGGGACCGAAGATCCCGAGAGGCGCTGACCCGGCTGAGACGGTCCGCGCCGGGCCCCTTCGGGATACGGATGACCGGGCGGTGCGCGCTGACGCCGGCCGAGGCCGGAGACGGCCCCGCCACCCTGGTCCTCACCCCGGACGTGACCTGGAACCGGACCGAACTGCCCTCCGGCGTCCGCGTGTTGGCGGAGGTCATGGACCTCGGGCAGGCGCGCCTGGCCGTGCGCGCCGGTGCCCACGGGCTCATCGCCCGCGGCGGCGAGAGCGGTGGCCGGGTCGGCGAGCTGAGCACCTTCGTCCTGCTGCAACAGCTGCTGTCCGACCCGGAGTCGGGCCGCGTCCCGGTCTGGGCCTGCGGCGGCATCGGCCCGCGCACGGCGGCGGCCGCGGTGGCCGGCGGTGCCGCGGGGGTGGTCCTCGACAGCCAGCTGGCGCTGCTCGCCGAGTCGGGGCTGCCCGAGTCGGTCCGTTCGGTGCTGCGCTCCCTGGACGGCTCGGAGACCGTGGTGCTCGGTGGCCACCGGGTGCTGCGGCGCAGGGGACCGGACGCCCCGTGCCCGCCGGCCGACGACCCCCGGGCGGTCGCGTCCCTGCTGGGCGCCGACGACCGGCGCGGCCGGCTGCTGCCGGTGGGCCAGGACGGTTTCCTCGCCGCCCGGTTCGCCGAACGGTACCGGGACGTACGACGGGCGGTGCGGGAGGTGTCGGCGGCGATGCTCGGGGTGGCCGGCGGTGCTGCCACGGCCCTGCGGTCCGGGTCGGTCATGAGCCGGGCGCTCGGCACCCGGCTCCCGGTGGCCCAGGGGCCCATGACCCGGGTCAGTGACCAGGCGGGCTTCGCCGCGGCCGTCGCCGCGGACGGGGCGCTGCCGTTCCTGGCGCTGGCCCTCGCCGACGGCGAGCGGGCCCGGTCGATGCTCACCGAGGCGCGGGCCGTGCTGGACGGGCGTCCCTGGGGCGTGGGCGTGCTCGGCTTCGCCCCCGAGGAGATCAGGAACGCCCAGCTGGAGGCCGTACGGGAACTGCGGCCCACGCACGCCGTCATCGCGGGCGGACGGCCCGCCCAGGCCGAGACGCTGGAGCGGGCCGGGATCCACGCCTACCTGCACGTGCCCTCGCCTGGGCTGCTGCGGCAGTTCCTGGACGCGGGCGCGCGCCGGTTCGTGTTCGAGGGGTCCGAGTGCGGCGGGCATGTCGGACCCCGTGCCTCCTTCCCGCTCTGGGAGGCCCAACTGGCCGTGCTGGAGGACTTCCTGGCCCGCGCCGACGACCCGGCGGCCCGAGGGCTGGAGGTGTTCTTCGCCGGTGGTGTCCACGACGAGCGGTCGGCGGCGATGGTCGCGGCCCTGGCCGCACCGCTCACCGCGCGGGGCGCCGCCGTCGGCGTGCTCATGGGCACCGCCTACCTGTTCACCGAGGAGGCCGTCGCGCACGGCGCCGTACGGCCCCTCTTCCAGCGGCAGGTGCTCACCGCCACCACGACGACGCTGCTGGAGACCGCCCCCGGCCACGCCACCCGCTGTGTCCCGAGCCCCTTCACCGGCGACTACCGGGCGCGCGAGGCCGCTCTCCGGGCCCAGGGACTGACCGACCGCGAGGTCTGGGAGAGGCTGGAGCGGCTCAACGTGGGCCGGCTGCGCATCGCCAGCAAGGGCGTCGAACGCGGGGCCGCCGGCGCGTTGGCGACCGTGGACGAGCAACGGCAGCTCGCGGACGGGATGTTCATGGCCGGCGAGGTCGCCGTGCTGCGTTCGGCGACCACCACCCTGGCGGACCTGCACCGCGCGGTGACCGACGGCGCCGCCGCGTTCCTGGCACGGTCGGCCGCCGGCTTCCCGGCGCGGCGGGCCGCCCATCCGAGCGCCCCTTCGGCCGCCGAGCCGGAGCCGCCCGCGCCACTGGACGTCGCCGTCGTCGGCATGGCCTGCATGTTCCCCGAGGCCCCCGACCTCGCGACCTTCTGGACCAACATCGTCAGCGGCCGCGACGCCGTCACCGAGGTGCCGCCCGAGCGCTGGGACCCGGCCGTGCACCACGCGGCCGGCAGTACGGCGTCCAAGTGGGGCGGATTCCTGCCCCGCATCCCCTTCGACCCGCTGCGCTACGGCATCCCGCCCGCCTCCCTCGGCAGCATCGAACCCGTCCAGCTGCTCTCCCTGGAGGCGGCCCGCCGGGCCCTGGAGGACGCCGGATACGGCGAGCAGGGGCGGGAGTTCGACCGCGCACGGGCCTCGGTCGTCTTCGGCGCGGAGGCGGGCAGCGACCTGTCCAACGCCGTCACCCTGCGCGCCGTGCTCCCGTCCTACTACGGCAAGGTGCCCGACGGTGTCGAGGAGCAACTGCCCCGGCTGACCGAGGACTCCTTCCCCGGCATGCTCGCCAACGTGATCTCCGGCCGGATCGCCAACCGGCTGGACCTCGGCGGCGCCAACTTCACCGTCGACGCCGCCTGCGCCTCCTCCCTCGCCGCCCTCGACGTGGCCTGCAAGGAACTCGTCGCCGGCACCAGTGACCTCGTGCTGTGCGGTGGCGCCGACCTGCACAACGGCATCAACGACTACGTCCTGTTCTCCTCCGTCCACGCGCTTTCGCCGACCGGACGCTCCCGCGCCTTCGACGCCTCGGCCGACGGCATCGCCCTCGGCGAGGGCGTGGCCTGCGTGGTCCTCAAACGGCTCGCGGACGCCGAACGCGACGGCGACCGGATCTACGGCGTGGTCAAGGGCCTCGGCTCCGCGAGCGACGGCCGCTCGCTCGGCCTCACCGCGCCCCGCCCCGAAGGCCAGCGGGCGGCGCTGGAGCGCGCGTACCGCAACGCCGGTGTCTCGCCCGCGGACGTCGGCCTGGTCGAGGCGCACGGCACCGGCACGGTCGTCGGCGACCGCACCGAACTCACCGTGCTCAGCGAGGTGTTCACCGAGGCGGGCGCGGAGAACGGCCGCTGCGCCCTCGGCTCGGTCAAGTCCCAGATCGGGCACACCAAGTGCGCCGCCGGGCTCGCGGGACTCATCAAGACCGCCCTCGCGCTGCACACCGGCGTCGTCCCGCCCACCCTGCACCTGGAGCGGCCCAACCCGGCCTGGACGCAGGACGACAGCCCCTTCGCCTTCCACACCCGCGCCCGGCCCTGGACGGCACCTGCCGCCGAACGCCTCGCCGGGATCAGCGCGTTCGGCTTCGGCGGCACCAACTTCCACGCCGTGCTGGCCGCTCACGCCGACGCCGTACCGCCCCGGCAGGCCCTGGACGCCTGGCCGGCCGAGCTGTTCCTCTTCCGCGGCCGGGACACCGCGGCGGCCCACCGGCAGGCAGCGGAGCTCCTCCGGGCCGCCGAGGCCGACGGCCACCCCTGGCGCCTGCGCGACCTCGCCCTCGCCGCGGCCCACCGCGCCGACACCTCGCACGAACCGGCCCGGGCCGCACTCGTGGCCCGCGACACCGAGGAACTCACGCGGCAACTCCGACGGCTCCTCACCGGGGAGCACGATCCGGCTGCGGGCATCCATGTCGCCGATCCGGTGCCGGAGCCGGAGCACCCGGTGACGCAGCCGGAGGGGGAGGGGGCGGCGGATCGGCTCCAGGGCAAGGTCGCCTTTCTGTTCCCCGGTCAGGGCAGTCAGCGTCCCGGGATGCTGGCCGAGCTGCTGGTGCATCTGCCTGAGCTGCGGCACTACCTGGAGCTCGGTCGCGTGCACGCCGACGCGGTCCACCCGGCCGCCGCCTTCGACGAGGCCGCGCGGGAGCGCCGGCGGGCCGCGCTCACCGACACCCGGGCCGCGCAGCCCGCCCTCGGCATCACGGGACTCGTCGCGCACGCCTTCCTCACCTCGGCCGGGGTCCACCCCGACCTGGCCGCCGGCCACAGCTACGGCGAGCTGGTCGCCCTTGCCGCGGCCGGCGCCCTCGACCCCGGGACGCTGCTCGAGCTGAGCGCCGAGCGGGCCGGAGCGATCCTGGCGGCGGCGGGCGACGACCCGGGCACCATGGCCGCCGTCGGCGCCCCCGCCGAGACCGTCGTGCGCACCCTGCAGACGGCCGGCGCACCCGCCTCCGTCGTCGTCGCCAACCTCAACGCACCCGACCAGACGGTGATCTCAGGTCCGACGGCGGATGTCGACTCGGCCGTGCGGCTGCTGCGCGACGCCGGGCTCGGCGCGCGGCGCATCCCCGTGGCCTGTGCCTTCCACAGCCCGCTCGTGGCCGCGGCGGGGGAACGGTTCGCCGAGGTCCTCGGCGGCAGAACGGTGCGCGCGCCCGAGTTCCCCGTCTGGGCCAACCGCACCGCAGCGCCCTATCCGCCCGACCCCGACGAGGTGCGCGCCGAACTCGCCGCCCAGATCGGGGCCCCCGTCGCGTTCGCCGCCCAGATCGAGGCCATGTACGAGGCGGGCGCGCGCGTCTTCGTCGAGGCGGGCCCCGGCACGGTCCTCACCCGGCTCGTCGCCCGGATCCTCGGCGAGCGCCCGCACCGCACGGTCGCCTGCGAGCCCGACGCCGACAGCGGCCTGCGCGGCTGGCTCGACGCCCTCGCCCGCCTCGCCGTTGCCGGCCGGCCGGTGCGCACCGCCTGGCTGCTGCGGGGCCGCGACGCCGTCGACGCGCTGCGCACCCCGGCACCGGAACGGCCCGGCTGGGAGGTCGACGGACACCTCGTCCGCACCGCCGGCGGAGCACTCCTGCCCGGTGCCCTCGCACCGGCCCGACGAGTCATGGAGACGACCGTGACCACCGACCAGCCGTACGGCGCCCCCACCGACCACCGGGACGCGCTCATCTCCGAATTCCTGCGCACCAGCCGGGAGATGATCGCCGCCCAGCGCGATGTCCTGCTCACCTACTTCGGCACGGCACCCGGCGCGACGCCGCAGGCACCCGTTGCAGCCGTACTGCTTCCGCAGGTGCTCACACCCGAAGTCCCCTCGCCGGAAGCGCGGTCGACCGAGCCGGACGGTCCGGCGCCGGTGACCGACGTGGAGCAGGTCGTCCTGGAGATCATCAGTGAACGCACCGGCTACCCCGTCGACATGATCGAGCCCGACCTCGACCTGGAGGCGGACCTCAGCATCGACTCCATCAAACGGGCCGAGATAGCGGGTGAGCTCGCCAAGCGGCTCGGCATCGCGGGCGGCGCCGACGTGCTGGACGACTCCGCACTGGAGGAACTGGCCAAGGCCCGTACGGCTGCCGCGGTGACGGCATGGCTGACGGCGCGGGCGGGGGCACAGTCCGGCGGCGCGGGGACACAGTCCGGCGAGGCCGGCGGGCGGAAGGAGGGGCCCCGCGCCGACGGCCGGACCGGGCACGTGGCAGAGCGGGCCGAGGAGGCGCGCACGGGCGCGGTGGCCGGGCGCGCCTGGGAACCGGCCGAAGCCGTGCACGCCCCCGTCCCCGCGCTCGGCGTTCCACCCCGGCGCTGGGAGCTGCGTCCTGTGCCCCTCCCGGCTCCGGACCCTGCTGCCGCCGACGACCAGGACCACCCCCTGTCCGGCCGGCGTTTCGCCCTTCTCGGGGACGGCGCGGGCGCGGCGGCGCGGGTCGCGGCGCGGCTCGCCGAGCACGGGGCCGAAGCCGTGACGCTCGACGCGAGCCACCTCCTCACCGCGGCGGACGGCACGGTCGACGATGTCGTGTACCTCGGCGCGCTGCCCGGCCCGGACCTCCCCGTGCTGCCGGACGCCTTCCCGGTGCTCCGCGCGGCGCTCGCGCGTGGCCCGCGCCGGCTGTTCGCCCTCCGGGCCGCCGACCGCGCGGGCGCGCTTCGGGCGGCCGGGCTGGACGGCCTGTTCCGCAGCGTCGGCCGCGAGTACCCGGACCTGCTCGCACGGGTCGTCGCCGTCGCCGACACCGCTCCGGCGGCCGTCGCCGACGCCCTGCTCGCCGAGCTGCGGGCGCCCGGGCCGGCCCCCGTCGTCCTGCGAACGGCGGCCGGTGCCCGGCGCGGTCCCGAGCTCGTACCCGCCCCCTTGGGCCCGCTCGCGAGCACCGGCGCCGGGCCCGCGGGGGACGGCGTCGCCGAAGCGGCGGCACTCGGGCTCGACCGGGACTCCGTCGTGCTCCTGGTCGGCGGCGCCCGGGGCATCACCGCGAGGTTCGCGGCCACGCTGGCCGGCGCCTGCCGGTGCCGTATCGAGCTGCTGGGCCGTACGCCCGCGCCCACCGCGCCCGAGGCCCCGCACACCGCCGGCGCGCGCACCCCCGTCGAGCTGCGGGCGGCACTCGCCGCGGGCCCGGGCGCGGCCGCCCCCGCCGAGATCAACACGGCCGCCGAACTGATCCTCGCCCAGCGGGAGATCACCACGACTCTCGCCGAACTCGGCGCACTCGGCAGCGAGGCACGCTACCGCTCGGTGGACTTCCGGGACCGGGACGCCGTCCTGCGGGCGGTCAAGGAGATCCACACCGAACACGGGCGCCTCGACGGGGTCGTCTTCGCCGCCGGTGTCATCGAGGACCGGCTCATCACGGACAAGACCGCCGAGTCCTTCCAGCGGGTCTACGGCACGAAGACGGCCGGGGCCGCGGCGCTGTTCGCCGCCCTGGACGACCTGCCCGGCGCGCCCGCGTTCACCGTGCTGTTCGGCAGCGTCGCCGCCGTGCTCGGCAACCGCGGCCAGGCCGACTACGCCGCCGCCAACGACGCCCTGGAAGCCCTCGGCGCCGACTGGGCGGCCCGGACGGGCGCGCGCACGCTGACCGTCCACTGGGGGCCCTGGGCGCCGTCCGCGACGCACGGCGGCATGGTCGGCGCGGAACTCGGCCGCGCGTACGCCCGGCGCGGGATCGAGCTGATCGACCCCGACGAGGGCACCGCGGCGCTGCTGCGGGAGCTCGCCTGGGGCGAACCGTCGGCCCGCGCCGTCGTCTACACCGCCTCGGGGACGCTGACATGA